The Pseudanabaena galeata CCNP1313 genome includes a region encoding these proteins:
- a CDS encoding DUF2281 domain-containing protein produces MQTLPKIEETLIAVIKTLSPEKQQALLEFAEFLQAKTASKTPSKSIKGLWANIDINLTEEDLSTTRKEMWANFPKDIAI; encoded by the coding sequence ATGCAAACACTACCTAAAATTGAAGAAACATTAATCGCAGTCATCAAAACCTTATCACCTGAAAAACAGCAAGCACTATTAGAATTTGCTGAATTTTTGCAAGCCAAAACAGCTTCTAAAACCCCAAGTAAAAGTATAAAAGGCTTATGGGCAAATATAGATATTAACCTCACTGAAGAAGATCTCTCTACAACCAGAAAAGAAATGTGGGCAAACTTCCCCAAGGATATTGCGATCTAA